The following coding sequences are from one Xiphophorus couchianus chromosome 22, X_couchianus-1.0, whole genome shotgun sequence window:
- the LOC114138185 gene encoding lutropin-choriogonadotropic hormone receptor-like: MAPRAVWLLVALSAVLKLHSCWAYTCPAICRCSADTFQCSRDTQLASRTAATSVLRLRLTQLPLKQVPTHAFKELINITIIEISQSDCITHIQKHAFFSLHSLVQISVQNINSLRVIERGAFTDLPRLEYLSISNTGLTHFPDLTTISTLASDIILEMADNMRIDIIPANSFQGITKEYVDMNLVRNGFKEIKSHAFNGTKLNNLILRDNRNLHHIQEDAFEGATGPSYLDVSSTALSSLPSKGLSQVLSLKATSVFSLKSLPPLDGLSELLEAELTYPSHCCAFHTWRRKQRESASRNFTKLCDLSNSEIEPTDDGMNLVFDISFQYPDLEFGCHSRPFVMCTPMPDAFNPCEDLLGFPFLRCLTWLITIFAVAGNLAVLVILLISRHKLTISRFLMCNLAFADLCMGLYLMLIAFMDFNSRHEYYNHANSWQTGPGCSTAGFLTVFASELSVYTLTVISLERWHTITNAMHVNRRLRLHHVAAIMAAGWGFSLLMALLPLVGVSSYSKVSICLPMDIDMMGSQIYVMAVLILNVVAFLVVCFCYVCIYLSVHNPEHATRHGDTKIAKRMAVLIFTDFMCMAPISFFAISAALRMPLITVSHSKILLILFYPINSLCNPFLYTIFTRAFRRDMCRLLSRCGCCDANSDFYRSQTVASQHTCINKVADRKPHSLSFYAYHIKMKGCFLSKGAT; the protein is encoded by the exons ATGGCTCCCCGGGCAGTCTGGCTCCTAGTCGCGCTGTCCGCTGTCCTGAAACTGCACTCCTGCTGGGCTTATACCTGTCCGGCCATCTGCCGCTGCAGCGCCGACACGTTTCAGTGCAGCAGAGACACTCAGCTGGCCTCCAGGACCGCAGCAACATCTGTGCTGCGACT AAGGCTCACCCAGCTGCCCTTGAAACAAGTTCCCACTCATGCCTTCAAGGAGCTGATCAACATTACCATAAT agAGATCTCCCAGAGTGACTGCATCACACATATTCAGAAGCACGCATTTTTCTCCCTCCACAGTCTGGTGCAGAT CTCAGTGCAGAATATCAACAGTCTGAGGGTCATTGAAAGGGGAGCCTTCACGGATCTGCCCAGGCTGGAATATTT GAGCATCTCAAACACAGGCCTAACACACTTCCCAGACTTGACAACCATATCCACCCTGGCATCAGATATCATCCT AGAAATGGCAGACAACATGAGGATCGACATCATTCCTGCCAATTCCTTCCAGGGCATCACAAAGGAATATGTCGACAT GAACCTGGTTAGGAACGGCTTCaaggaaataaaatctcatGCGTTCAACGGGACCAAGCTCAACAATCT AATATTGAGGGACAACAGGAACCTGCATCATATTCAGGAAGATGCTTTTGAAGGAGCCACAGGTCCAAGCTATCT GGATGTTTCGTCCACGGCTCTCAGTTCCCTGCCGAGTAAAGGTCTGAGTCAAGTGCTATCTCTGAAAGCCACCTCTGTGTTCTCCCTGAAGAGCCTCCCGCCATTAGATGGCCTCTCCGAGCTGCTGGAGGCCGAGCTCACTTACCCGAGCCACTGCTGCGCTTTTCACACGTGGCGCAGGAAACAAAG GGAAAGTGCCTCAAGGAACTTTACAAAGTTGTGTGATCTCAGCAACTCCGAAAT AGAGCCCACTGATGACGGCATGAATCTCGTCTTCGACATAAGCTTCCAATACCCGGACCTAGAGTTTGGTTGCCATAGCAGGCCGTTCGTAATGTGCACGCCGATGCCGGATGCGTTCAACCCCTGTGAGGACCTGCTGGGCTTCCCCTTCCTGCGCTGCCTCACCTGGCTCATCACGATCTTCGCTGTGGCCGGTAACCTGGCCGTCTTGGTCATCCTGCTCATCAGCCGCCACAAGCTGACCATCTCAAGATTCCTCATGTGCAACCTGGCCTTTGCCGACCTGTGCATGGGGCTCTACCTGATGCTGATTGCCTTCATGGACTTCAACTCCCGCCACGAGTACTACAACCACGCAAACAGCTGGCAGACGGGGCCCGGCTGCAGCACGGCCGGGTTCCTGACCGTGTTTGCCAGCGAGTTGTCAGTCTACACACTGACGGTCATCAGCCTGGAGCGCTGGCACACCATCACCAACGCCATGCACGTCAACAGGAGGCTGCGACTGCACCACGTGGCGGCCATAATGGCGGCCGGCTGGGGCTTCTCCCTGCTCATGGCTCTACTTCCTCTGGTGGGAGTGAGCAGCTACAGCAAGGTGAGCATCTGCCTGCCCATGGACATCGACATGATGGGCTCTCAGATTTATGTCATGGCCGTTCTCATTCTCAATGTGGTCGCGTTCCTAGTCGTCTGCTTCTGCTACGTATGCATCTATCTCAGCGTCCACAACCCGGAGCACGCCACCCGCCACGGCGACACCAAGATTGCCAAGCGCATGGCCGTGCTCATATTCACAGACTTCATGTGCATGGCGCCAATCTCCTTCTTTGCCATCTCGGCCGCGCTGCGCATGCCCCTCATAACCGTGTCCCACTCCAAAATCCTGCTGATTCTCTTTTACCCCATCAACTCCCTCTGCAACCCCTTCCTGTACACCATCTTCACTCGTGCCTTCAGGAGGGACATGTGCCGGCTGCTGAGCCGCTGCGGCTGCTGCGATGCCAACTCTGATTTCTACAGATCACAGACTGTGGCGTCGCAGCACACCTGCATCAACAAAGTGGCCGACAGAAAACCTCACTCGCTGAGCTTTTATGCCTATCACATTAAGATGAAGGGCTGCTTTCTAAGCAAGGGAGCGACATGA